One region of Lathamus discolor isolate bLatDis1 chromosome 2, bLatDis1.hap1, whole genome shotgun sequence genomic DNA includes:
- the LOC136007875 gene encoding uncharacterized protein LOC136007875, whose product MIGLIVVTVLIYWLSKLFLLLSELQNVVHYLEPVFPVVVFIKCGAWAKVFVSLYFMAMACNTGGLQQQGEMDVAVDLYPVVPLLFTALALVLASVFVRLRGAEGERPREPAAAEAARESGPGDQAAAGAGPEPGRKAAAEQREEAAEEPSPAEEPSLVAAESVPRQPPAEPQVDAGAQAAFPSKAEEEELHPGKEKLVVGEPAGTAASPAPGTSTAASLEGSEGFEWPVDTLGTCLLIAMGISMLAHTQSVFYPRPFCLISEVKQTQVCFLSGVRPQYGRTKRSSPRLDSHEWQGVWDSMSEYLVHWAPPVLWKHWRWKAAVWSPQQQAAETAEGDSELF is encoded by the coding sequence atgatcggattaatagtcgtcacagtgctgatttattggctctcaaagttgtttctcttgctctcagagcttcaaaatgtagtacattacttagagccggtattccctgtggtagtgtttatcaagtgtggggcttgggctaaggtttttgtttcactgtactttatggcaatggcttgtaatacgggtgggctccagcagcagggagagatggacgtggccgtggacttgtacccggtcgtcccgctgctcttcaccgccctggcccttgtcctcgcctccgtcttcgtgaggctgcggggagccgagggggagcggccccgggagccggcggcggccgaagcggcccgggagagcggccccggggaccaggcggcggcgggagcggggcccgagcccgggaggaaggcggctgccgagcagcgggaggaggcggccgaggagccgagccccgcggaggagccgagcctcgtggcggccgagagcgtcccccggcagccgcccgccgagccgcaggtggatgcaggagcccaggcagcatttcccagcaaggcagaggaggaagagctgcacccgggaaaagagaagctggtggtgggagagccggcaggcacggcagcttcaccagccccagggacaagtacagcagcgtcattggagggttctgaagggtttgaatggcctgtggatacccttgggacctgcctgctgattgcgatggggatcagcatgttggcacacacacagagtgtgttctacccacggccattttgtctgatctcagaagttaagcagactcaggtttgcttcttgtctggggttagaccacaatatgggaggaccaagagatcttccccaaggctggacagccatgagtggcagggtgtgtgggacagtatgagcgagtacctggtccactgggcccctccagtgctttggaagcattggagatggaaggcagctgtatggagtccccagcaacaagctgcagaaactgctgaaggggacagtgaattattttga